In the Diprion similis isolate iyDipSimi1 chromosome 13, iyDipSimi1.1, whole genome shotgun sequence genome, ATCTTTATTCAGAAGCATTTGATGGGCTGGTAGCTTGCACATCCTCAAGTGTATTAATGTAGTGAATCTTTGATGTTACAGAGAGCAATAATGAAACATGCATCAGACCACCGGACCAGTTAAATTACTAAATACACCTCATCGAAAGCGCGGTTTGTATGCTCAAATTTGAGTACAGACTCGCGATCGTTACACGACACTATCGAAATATGTACGTGTAACGATCGCGAGTCTGtactcaaatttttatatatatacacatatgtgtgtgtacataaTTGATCTATTATATGTACTATATCTATGCAAACGTAACTATATGTGCTTAATTACCGAATTTTACGTTTGCTTATTAAATATCTAAGAGTCGGCAATACATGATGTTTTACCGTCAATTGTATTCTTACAAATATCCTCCATATAACGTGATAATCAAACTTTGCAATTCTACTTCGCGCAGACTGTTGCATATACATGTGTTAGAGAAATAATTCGTGAAATCTCTGCGCCATGGCCTAATTTTCCAATCCAATGCAAACGTGTAATGAAATTCTGGGAAACATTTCGCATGTGTGCttagatttatatttttttatttcaagaaaGTGGTAAATCTTGGCAACGCCGACGTGCTCGCGTACATAGCTTCACTtaccacaatttttattttttctctgttaaTTTCAAATCATATGACAAATTCCAAGTACACAATGGGAGATTctcaattgtaaaataatttgaccAAATTGCTCAGCGATTCGCTGATTTCAAGGTCTAGATTCCCTCAAGTTTTTCTCGAACTGATATACAAATGCGTATAGGTATTTGGCCTTCGtttctataaataaaatacaaatcacCCGAGACACGTATATTTGTAACTGTGTATTAGTCATCGAAATGCCTGGACGCGTGTGTAAAAATGACGTTGATCAGCAAATACACGGCTCTATCAATCGTCAGCTGATAATAACGGTTCGAGCTTTTTTCACGACGTCCTTGAGAGATTTCGAGCCATACGAACGTGTTCGGAATCTCTTACGCTTATTAATGTTATACCTATTCCTGATCTGCGGCGCATCTATTGCTTGTGAATAAAAGCAACTGCGAAAAACATGATGCATGCTTCTAGATCACATCTGTCAAACTAATTGGACCCCGTTTCTCTTTCGTGGTCCTCCACAAAATTGGTTATTCGTCACGATCAGCATCGTAATCGGTATCAATAACAAGGTAcctttcgtaaaaaaaaatggtaaaaaaaactatacaaCTACACGACAACTACAAAAATGATATGTGGGGACGAAACTAAGATTATTAGTATTTTTGTAGAGCAATAGAGCGTATACTACGCAGCGAACAAGGAAAATCAATGACGACGCTTCTCTtacatgcatatgtatgtatatgcgtCAACGGCAACGGAAGGGAGGCGAGAGTAGATACGATACATTGACCGATGACGTAGCGTCTCGACGCCGACGCCTTGGCCGTAGAACGCAGGAACATCCATTCGCCTACGCGGTGAAATCCTCCTTTAATACCTCGCTACTTTTGCTCTGGCGGCAATTAAATGATATGTTTATAAGGGCAAAACACAtggttttgattttctttgaatACAGGGGTAAAACGGAGGGCCAGGGAGAGATCGGTTGAATAAAATCTAGGTAAATAATTGGGACTAGTTCGGGCGGACTGGGCGTAGTAGCACGGCGTTCGATGAGGCGTCGGTAGCGAGGCCTGGCGACACCCACCAGGGGTATATAAACCCCCACCATCCTGCGCCCGGGCACATTCCATCGTCGGACGCGGTAGGGACTGTATCGAGTAGCGTTGCTAGTGACACGGTGGATCGAATAaatcaagaacgaagataTCGCATAGCTGCTGACCAACTCCGAACGAAGAAGTATAGGCGTAAGGCGTATTGCGTCGCGTACGAGAGAAGCGTCACCGGCGACTCGAAGCTTGATACAGGTTGGTGTATACTGTATTCATTAGTTATCTGAGGAAGACGCGTCAGCCCGTCAATCAATGAACGAGACAGACGTATAATCATCGAATCTGAGGGCTGTTCCAAATCTTTCCCAACAATTTGATATCCGATTTCATCGAAATGGGAGCCACTCGGAAGCCACGAGAATATGATATCGATCAACCGAGTCATACCGAAGAATTGTCCAATTGGATACTCAGGGTTCGCtctaagaaaataaattgccgTCGAAACCGCAGACGCAACCTGAGGATGGAAGCTGTCCTTACGTACACCCTTTCTAAGGCTGAGCGAGAGCTGCGCAACAAGCAGATGTTGAGATTCAAGAGATGGCAGCAGGTTAAAGACAAACTCACCATAAGTCAAAGACACTGCCAAAATGAGGAGGAGTTCTCCGAATCTAGCTACGACGAGCGAGAGGGGAATGTCTGGGAGGCGCCGCTGTGCTCGGAATTGAGCAGCTTGGACAGTTTTATGTTGATGCTGAAGGAAATCAAGGCTCCCTTGCAAAGATGAGTTTTATACCAGCTGATCATTGGGAAACATACTTTGATGAAAGAAATACCTGGTACCGTTGATTCGTTCTAACCATTGAATTCTACAATCGAGGGATGGCATCTGGTATAGTTTGCTTGCAAGTTAGACACCGAACGATACTCTGTGGTACTTCCTTGGAATGCAAATAAAACAAAGCCTCGAGGatattgaagaagaagaaaatttgggAGAACAAGAATAGCTCCTTTCAGCTTTCCTGTACTTAGGCATACCCCGCGGGAAAAAGGACTAGTCCTAGCTACGATGTCCCGATGTATAtctggatattttttaattgcagTCTCTCCGTTTGAGATGGCAATGGAATGGAGGGCTGAGGTGGCTGGTTCCGATGACATTGGGAAGCTAGGGGGACTGATGACTGGAAGCCCTGCAAAGGCTCTCTGCCAATCAGCGGTTTGGTTTGTAGACCGTATCGAAACCAAAGTcttttttgcaataaaaagtataaactCTTCTTATCCTTCACATGTCTATTCATGTGTTGGGAATTTGCAATAGATGCGGAAAAGTAGTATATTGATCACTAAATTCAgagattattttgaaatccgTTACAGACTCAAAGGATGCACTTTACGTGTACCAcagacataattttttataaatcttaAGACCACCGTAATCGTAATTCGTAAATtagaagaaggaaagaaattgtTATACGCCAGTCTTATGAAATgtgtttttaaaagaaaacgattgtaagcatatataatttaattcatattgaattttctttttgttgtgtATAATTCTGTTTTATAGATGGAGACCAAAGACTCgataaaagaatatttttacaaaaataaagatgttatatatttacaaagcaatattttttcttgcatCACAATAATCTTATTCGTTGTACTATTAATTCCATAAATCCTTTTCAGTACGGCAGTAGACCCATAGAAAATTGCGTTGTGAGCCAAAACTTGGTACAAAGGTCACCCCGGGCTGTCGGTGTGTCTGGTTGCACTTCCACCGAATCAAGCGTACGTCGGCGGGCGtattttaaaaaacgaaagggATATTCTGTGTTTCTAGACAGCCACGAGGCAGCCTGGCTGAAATCGCACCTCAAAACTCAGCGTATCGCCCGCTCAGTCTACACCCCTGATTTGCAAGCGAGACCGCATCTCAAAATAAATCATCCCTCGTTTGCCGCTGATCCGAGAACAAGCCAGAAAACTAGGGGATATACCGGCGGTGAGCTGTCCCTATGTTacaccccctcctcccccaGGAAATATGGTATTTTCTCAGGTCTGACGAACGGCACGGGCGAGCTGAAGTTGAATAGGTCTATTACATGCCAGACTTACGGGTTCATCCCACCTAACGTCGCATGCCGATCGATCATCCCTCATCACCGATTGCACGAAACTCAGTCGAACCGCAGTTATTCAGGAACGCACCAGTTTCAATACCATTCTAGGATAGAGAAAGTGCCAGGTATGGGAGTGTATACCAGAAATAAGTGTATCTCCTATATTAATCAAATCATATCTATAAAGATTGTCGATTGGCAAGGTATCGTCTTTTGTAGATTTTATAGCAAATGCATAGTATTATGTAATTAAGTTGAAAAGTATTGCAAATGCATTGATACATGGAGTAGCCTAGATATGAGCCCTGCTTGGGCGACGAATAACCATGTTTTCACAGATTCGAACCAAAGAAGCGCGAGTCGATTCTACCTGGATGAATAAGATTGCGCAAACGAGACAATAATATGCTGCAGTTATGTTGGGCAAAGAATGGTGTGAGTGTTTTAGATTGCTGAATTGTGGAGACCATACGTGATGTCGGAAATATGGCAATCGAGGGGGAAAAAGGCATTATACAGAGGTACCGGTTATGTAGACAGCGTTTCTTGCGACTTTCATTGCCATAGTTAACATGGACAAATATCAAGTTTTTCGTACCTCAAGTGAATGGCATAAGAAAATATGACGGATGATCATTTTGGATACCTGACTGACTGGCACAGTAACCAATAtcgttgttcttgttgttgttgttgttgttgttgttttaagCTATAGGAATCCCAGCAGAAATTAAGCCGGCAAGTCTGCGAATTTTATTGCTAACCACTAGCTTCGACAGAGGAGGGAAATCTCTACTCTACCTCCACCCTCATCTTCCGCTGCCCTGGATAGGGTTGGATGTGGATTTGCTATTTGGTATCAGATATTCCCCACAACGTAAATATTTGGATTGTGCAGAGGCAGAATACAAAGGCGGCCACTTTATCAGCTTTCAAGAAAGCAAGCCAGAAGTTATCGAAAATTATGCCCGGTAACCTAAAAGAATAGTATCTATagacataaaatatatatttatgaatgGTTCGCCGATGGCATGATGGAACGAATTGAATACTGCGTATCGACATTTTTATCAAGCTGTCAACAATATCGAAGCTAAGGGATCAGAGCTCACGAGTTTGACGCCATCCAATGACCAACGTAGTATCTTTTTATATACAAATTTGAGATCTGTGTATGCAATATTGATATCTAATTCGTAAGTTGGAAATTAATGGGGCGACGGGCGGTGCTTCACATACCTTTTGATTTTCGGCTGTAGGATTGGCTGCTTTGTCAAGATTGAACATATGAATTGGAATCTGAAACTGTACCAAGGGTCGAACCACAATAGTCCGAGCTGCTCGACAGAGTAATACAAGATATTCATCCATTCATGTACGAAAACCAGGCGTTATTGCCATCAGAAGATCAATGAGAGGGGACCGGGGCTAGTACTAttggcaaagatttaaaagtGTGCTGATAGTGGCAGTTGTGCAGTTGGAAATACGAATGATAACGTATGTGTTCGAACGTAGATCACCCCAATCTATACAGAGGTAAAAGGTCAATGATTGGTTGTAATAACATTTGTGAAACCATATTTGGGGGGTTGGGGCAATCAATGTGACAATTTAAGCTTCAGGAGTGCTGTCGCATTAGGGTAATTGATCCTGGGAGCAGAGTTGTAAGAATATCGGTGGCGAGAGGGTTCGTAAGGTGTAACGAGGTAACAGATGTATGAATATGGCTGTTCAGAGCGGAATATTACTATCATTTTCTGTGCAAATATTTGGGGTGGGGATAGGGAAAGTCAACATTGTCATTTTGAGCTACAGGAATTCCGACTGATGCGATAGCGACGCAATTGCGAGATACGGCGCATGGATCGCTGGGCTTGGCGTACGAATCGTATGGCGCATTCCCCTGAACGTTTGACGAGGTACCGTGATCAATACTAAATAATCCTGAACAGAAATATGAGAGTGAAATACCGGTTGATCGCAGTTGGGTACATGGTAATCTACAAACATTTTCCTGCACACTATCTCGTCCGACAATGTAAGATGATAGATGTAAATTCTTCGCAATAAGGTACATTATACGCAACAAACGTTTCTTGGCTGAAATTTAGGTGTACAACAGAGTACGTAAACTTGTGGAGATATCAATCTCGGAAGTTGGGAGGAGCaatgtttgatttcttttctagAAACTAAAGAGAAAGCAGATAGAGCCTCACCTGTCTTTTAACCAGCATGACGTGTTAATGCTTTTCGACGTGGCACAAGTCCTTGTGACATACAAACAGTGCTAGATGCAAAATAATACAGACGTTCTCTTCCGTAGAAGCTCTGGTGAAATAGTGCAGTGGAGTTGGTTCAGTTCTGTGTAAATTTGCATGTGGTTACGTGGGCAAGTCTTTCAAGCGAtgtgtaaatattgaaaattgctgTGCGGCTATGATGTTGCTAGGTATTGAAGGCACAAAGAATTATATGTAATCTTCTTTATTGGACAAGCTGAAGACTGTGGCATTGTactttgtatataatatggcATAGCTCTGCAAAATTAATCAGGTACGCAAGAATGATCCTCGTGTTCCCGGCACAAGTAAATTTGTTGTACCTGCGTATCGTGGCACCCAATTTACAATACACTGTAAAGCCTATGGACATTAAGTATGATCGGATTTGAAGTGGCATAGCATTTTAGGCTGTTATCGGTGAGTGATATGGAATGCAATTACTATTACTATCGGGCTTTCTTGCTGTTGATTGTTCTTCAGAAATAGCGATGCGCATATACGTACATAgatgcatacatacacacctatacacacacacacacacacacgtacgtGCATATAATATTACGTTGCATACCCACAGGCGTATCTGTATATGATTGTGCTTAATAACTATAGTTCTGCCTCTGGTTATATACAACTTCACAATAATTGTGTAGCATCGATTGTAATGAACTCACTCTTAcgattttatctcttttgtaATGCTGtgtatatttgtattatttgaAAACGATGTGAATAAATCGCAGCTATGCGCCGGGAGGTAGGGCGGGGAGGGGAGAACCTGGGAGGCCAATCTCTTTATCTGTAGGTTGAACAACTTTTACAAGGAAAACCTGTGCTACGCTTTCAAGGAAGAAAATATGATCTTACACCCCGCGTTTCACCTGTTGAAGATTTCAAACTACACAACTCTGTAAATCAAAATTGACATATGATGCACTTCTTATCGATTGATATCTGTATAAACGCAAGGGGATACCGTCACTGAAGTATTTTGAATGAAGCAAAATTATGAGATGCTCCGAAACAGACTACCGCAAGGAAATATGGATTCGGTATATCCTCGGAAGTATTCAAGTTTATTCACATTAACAATTGCATCAGAGGATGAAAATTGACATGATCAAATAATTGCTTACTCACCAGATAAAGCATTAAGCTGCACGGTAAACGATTAACTGCAACATTACATCTTCCCGATAGTCATAAATTGATAGACGAGCGATAAATCTCACAAAGATGCTCAGGACTTGCGACCATGCAGGATAAGAGCAATTGTATCGCACTTCTACCATACATGCATGGTTAATAGATATTTGTGTACCTTTAGTTATTGCGCTGTTGGTGATTCGCTTGCGGATACTTCGGGGTAGAAAATGCCTTCAAATAACAACCCTTAGATTGATGCGTGGGCAACAAGAGATTGGGATGATTGTCAATATTCAAGAAGCTGCGATGTAAAAGATACGCTGAATAATTGGGGTTGACCTGTATACGACGAGGATagtcaattaaaaatattctggaACGGTCAGGtacaaattatacattttgcCAAAATATGAAACTCGTCCATGCTGCTGAATCAAGTTAGAAATGGATCTTTGAGAAGAAACTGAAAACTGGAGGTGAGACGCGCTCTTCTTATAGTTCGTTGTCCTGCTAATCGAGTTTTTTAGAGTATCTGAGAATCCCCTGGGTCAACTTCAACAGAAAGGAGATGAATTCAGGTATCCAACTACTTTCCTTGGGTGGTTTCGCTGCAGTACTTTCCAGATGTTCCAACGTCGCTTCCCATCTCTTTCGACTTTGCCGTTCTCATTTCCAGTATACTGAAATTGGAAATCATCTTTTTCGCCTAACTTTATCGCAATTCCAACTTTGGACAGTTGGATTATCGTCGTAGCGTAATTACTGTGGAAGTAGCCAGGGAGTTGAATTGAAACCTTTTGCTGAACACATCTTGGGAAGATCGATCACTGTGGCGTTTCTACTATGGGGTGACAACTTCCTGTGTGCCAGCCAGTTTTCATCTCATCTCTGTGGACTTGAACCTCGATGCAGAGTTCCAGCATTAGATCCTTCCTTACCATATAATTACAGGTTTGTGATCAATTGACCAAAATTAATCTGACTGTTTTACAATACTTATAGGAATCCGTCATTAAATTGTTTCAGGTCTTGCCGGATTTCATTGGCCTTTGCAgtgtgtttgaaaattatgttcTTTCCAGTTCCCATTGTATCCTTGGCGTTGAGATGTTCGACACTTCTGAAGAAAATTAACTCCTAATTCCTGATTTTACATCAGTGATTTTGGATTTACTTCGATAGTATTAATTTggagtgaggaaaaaaaacatgcgcAGActggggataaaaaaaaaattattaagaaaaattggctcaaaacaaattaatctttatgaaaaaaaataacacgcttgaaccacaaaaaaaaaaaaaaaaactaaccttgatgaaaaaaaattaacacgtttgaaccccaaaaaaaaattaaagcgtTATGTGAAAAGATCACGGCCCAGCAAAAATgccaatacaaaaaaaaaaagaaagaaaagtatctgagaaaaaatacggaaaggaaaaatttaaattatatcacaaagtacaaaaaaataaaataaaataaataaaaagagcaTGAGCTGGGTCACTGAAAATTGCTTTGCTGGGGAAGGGGGGTATTTTCAGGTGAATGGTACAGAAGAATGAACCCATCGCAGAAGAAAGAAGACAACTGAAGAATGAAGAGGATACTATGCCAGAAGGATACAATCATCCAGAAGAGGATAGTACCGAGGGAAGCAAGGCCGCCATCGAAGGAAGGGGACACCatccaaaaaagaaaacgctgTTTAGAAAAGAACACACTATCGTAGGAGAAGAATCCCGTCGAGAGAAGAGGACGCTATCGTGAGAAGAGGATGCCATCGTGACGAGAGGACGCCATCATGAGAAGAAAACGCCATTCAGAGAATAGGACACCATCAAAGGAAAAAGATCCCATCAAGGAGACGGGATGCAATCGAGGACGAAGGACACTGTTTAGAAAAGAGGACACTATCAAAGGAGGAGGAAGCCATCGAGGACGAAGACGCTACCGAAGGATGTGGATGCCATCAAGGGACGTGGACGCCATCGAGGGATGAAGATGCCATTGAAGGATGTGGATGCCATCGAGGGATGAAGATGCCATTGAAGGATGTAGACGCCATCGAGGGATGAAGATGCCATTGAAGGATGTGGACGCCATCGAGGGATGAAGATGCCATTGAAGGATGTGGACGCCATCGAGGAACGTGGACGCCATCGAGGGACGTGGACGCCATCGAGGGACGTGGACGCCATCGAGGGACGTGGACGCCATCGAGGGACGTGGACGCCATCGAGGGACGTGGACGCCATCGAGGGACGTGGACGCCATCGAGGGACGTGGACGCCATCGAGGGACGTGAACGCCATCGAAGGATGTGGACGCCATCGAGGGACGTGAACGCTATCGAAGGATGTGGACGCCATCGAGGGACGTGAACGTCATCGAAGGATGTGGACGCCATCGAGGGACGTGGACGCAATCGACGTAAGAAAATGGTATCGAGGGAACGGGACACCATCAGGGGCAGAAAACGTTGTTGAGCGAATAGGTCGCCGACCAGGAAGCACGACGCCACCAAGAGAAGATGACGCTATTAAGAAGATGTGATGGCAATTAACTTAAATGTCATAAAATCAAAAGCTTATTGTTGACAAGAGAATTGATCCTGACAACGAACCACCACAATTTCTAAAATTCACAGCTTGTAGTTTAAACAACTAATCACTATCAACGGTGTAAGGTTAATTGACTTTTTACTTTAAGTTATTTCACGAATAGTCTGCGACAACCAGCAAAAAACGATAGGCGTCAAGAATAATTCAATGCCATACATGCAGAATACCTATATCTCTGAAATTGCGATTTTTGGTGGATCATTTTCTTGATTCTATAGAAAATACTGCCATGCCCCGGATTTACCATCTTTCACTATTAAAGATACCTGGGTTCCCCTGCCTGTGACTTTGTGCAGCTAAATTAAATACTTCGTCGAGTCAATATTCAGGAAGAGGATCCCTCATCTGAAGCTTCAAATTTTTGGAATGCAACGGGTTCTGATCTTCGTGAGGTCTGAAAGATGATCCAAAAGTGAGGAGTGGCAGAGTTCCAGCACAAAAGCCTTCTTTCTTGAACAAAACAGGTTTGTTTCAAACCATTACAGCAatcgaatttaaataaatactgATTATTCGTGAACGAACATCACATGctcatgatttttttgaactgttgCAGTCTTTGGTGATACTCTTGGTTAGCTGAATCCTATATCTAGTTTGGCTCTTTCGAACCAGTCAACTCTTACTGCAGATCAACTTAACTTCATCTGCATCTGGAGACTTTTCAACACGTCAGGAGAGATTTACCATCAACACCAATGAAATAGTTTTGACATTGTATAAATAAGCTAACAGATTCTACTTCGTACATGATACATGTTGATGCTGTTAAAGGTACATCACGTTTATTTAGTAGTCAATATCTTAAGCTGCTCAGTAAAATAAAGCGAATATTTTGTAATGGACCATTTATACTTACGTAAtatgataaatgaatataaacataaaaaatctaaaaaatatcagaaagCAAATGTACAACTCCTAGACGCGAATGATTTATACTTgatcaaataaataagtaaaataaaatacctgTATTGTAtccaattcaaaaatatgtaaaactgtacgtatttattatttatcttgtATATCTAAACAATTCAACACgtgtataaattgaaataattcattgtGCATAATCGACTGCAGTTTCGAATTGATATTTCGTTTCACAAGAAAAATTAGTAAggataaattgaataatttgaattccAAGCTATTCAGAAATTATCAATATGAAGAACAATGTCGGAATTCCTTGTTAATTCACATTAGTGTTCTCATATGAGGATTAATCTAGCGGCCAAACGTGTTGAACTACTTAATAGTGCGGTTCAGTTTTAtgttctataaaaaaaaaacacgagttTAAGGTATATAGCAAATTTTGGATTGTCACGCCTCACAATCTTATTTTAATCAACATCAGCACATCTGGTCGCTGCAATAACTctgcctgcttgcttcaggTTCGTCACTCACATGTGGTAATATCTTATATCCTGCGTAATTCAAAGTAGTATCTTTTAGTTCTAAGGAAAAGGTGTAAGGAAGAGATGTGAAAGTTCCAAGACATAGAGGAGTTCGTAAAGTTGAGACAACAAAGCAGCgaaaaaacacaatattttgaaatttaagaaTGAATTTGACGAAACGCATTTGCTGAGTATGCGTATTATTAGCATTATTAATGCTGGTTGCTGCATTTTAGACAATTCTCAAGTAACAAAATAGAGATTTATCAGAAAAACTCATTGTTACatgtaatttttgtatttgaattatgtaaattaatttctacAGCTTAAAGTGTTCAGTAAATTTATAGTAACTACGTGACTATGCTGTTCGAAGCATTCTagcttctttcttttcctgcAATTCTCGCTTTTGCTCTTCGATTACTAATTTTCGTTCTTCCAAAAATTGGCCATATTCTACAGGATCTAATTCACGTACAATACGAATTCCACAACTACGAGCCACACCAACAAACATTTGGCAGATTTGTTTCAAATCCATTAAAGCCATAGAAGGATCTTCAGATTTGATCTTAGCAATTTCATACAAATGTTTCAATGTTATTTTGCCAGCTACTTCTTGAcctgcaaaaaaataataattttgtttactAACACATATTGTTTGGAactagaaaaatatattccagTATAGATTACACTCGACTGTGAAATCAGTTACTTTCTTAAAAGTATCGTAGACTGCCTTCATTTAGTCACTTTCGAATGGATAATGCAGGGTGAACGATTGCTTACTAAATGCAACTAGTGAAAGACTGGGAAAGTTATACATAAATAGCAAGTTCATCGGTGATGTATGCCGAACTAACCACTACAGAGAGTCattgtcaaattttaatattgattgatagtaaatttttttttaatgtacagCGTGGTACATTCATTTATCACATGTATGTAACTATCATCATGCATCAGGAAAGGTCAGGGTGCTTTATTGAACCCCATACATAACGGCAGTGTGAATTATAGGAATGTAACTTGTGGTCCGGCATACAAAGCTTTCAAGTATGTCTTGAATTCTTGTATATCCGATGAAGAACAATTGAACTTTTAGCTCAGAAAAGTGGGAGTATCTAATTTTGATTAATTCGTCATAACCATATGAAACGAGGGAAAGAAAGCGAATGGTAACACTGACCAGAGTGCATTGCACCACGCTGAATTCCAGCAGCTTgctttaaataaaaagttgcTGGTGGCTTGTGGATCACCAAGTCATAAGTGCGGTCAGAGGTCACTCGTACTCGACAAGGCAATGGAATTCCTTCTTTGATATCTTTGGTTCTCTCATTAAAATCTTTGCAAAAAGCTGCAATGTTTATGTTCCGCTGAAACAGATGGTTACGTTTTTACTATCGGTGTTACAGTAACTCCAGTTGAAGGTCTAAATTCTAGCAATGAGTCAAAAATTCACTACTTGCATGATGggtgaatttgtaaaaatgtaaGATTAATGATCAAATAAGTAGCATTAGGAAGAAGCACAGTTTGAAATGCAAAAGAATGACCCTATATATTCGGACAGATCATTGCGCAAAGATGCAATAGTAAATAGTATCAA is a window encoding:
- the LOC124414178 gene encoding uncharacterized protein LOC124414178, encoding MGATRKPREYDIDQPSHTEELSNWILRVRSKKINCRRNRRRNLRMEAVLTYTLSKAERELRNKQMLRFKRWQQVKDKLTISQRHCQNEEEFSESSYDEREGNVWEAPLCSELSSLDSFMLMLKEIKAPLQR
- the LOC124414176 gene encoding uncharacterized protein LOC124414176, whose product is MRRKRHSENRTPSKEKDPIKETGCNRGRRTLFRKEDTIKGGGSHRGRRRYRRMWMPSRDVDAIEGCGRHRGMKMPLKDVDAIEERGRHRGTWTPSRDVDAIEGRGRHRGTWTPSRDVDAIEGRGRHRGTWTPSRDVNAIEGCGRHRGTWTQST
- the LOC124414175 gene encoding 39S ribosomal protein L11, mitochondrial yields the protein MSRAGGKLKSMRKAVAKVDHSSKLKTDIPAGMAMPSPPLGPVLGQRNINIAAFCKDFNERTKDIKEGIPLPCRVRVTSDRTYDLVIHKPPATFYLKQAAGIQRGAMHSGQEVAGKITLKHLYEIAKIKSEDPSMALMDLKQICQMFVGVARSCGIRIVRELDPVEYGQFLEERKLVIEEQKRELQEKKEARMLRTA